In the genome of Mucisphaera calidilacus, one region contains:
- a CDS encoding RrF2 family transcriptional regulator, translating into MIYSNACAYAIRAMSRLAMLRPDGYVLLDELCEGSDLPRHFVAKIFQDLVRKGLLTSAKGRGGGFALARKPDQISLYDIVEVIDGIENLNACVVGMHRCDDHQPCPQHDEWKPIRNQLKEYLVRTTLETMSSAMKHKLELLGESIPVLTSKSKPVRITETGSEA; encoded by the coding sequence ATGATCTACTCCAACGCCTGCGCCTACGCGATCCGAGCCATGAGCCGTCTGGCGATGCTCCGTCCCGACGGCTACGTGCTGCTCGACGAGCTGTGCGAGGGCTCGGACCTCCCGCGTCACTTCGTCGCGAAGATCTTCCAAGACCTCGTGCGCAAGGGCCTGCTGACCTCCGCGAAGGGGCGTGGCGGCGGCTTTGCGCTGGCACGCAAGCCCGATCAGATCAGTCTCTATGACATCGTCGAGGTCATCGACGGCATCGAGAACCTCAACGCCTGCGTCGTCGGCATGCACCGCTGCGATGATCACCAGCCCTGCCCGCAGCACGACGAGTGGAAACCGATCCGCAATCAGCTCAAGGAATACCTTGTTCGCACGACGCTCGAGACGATGAGCTCAGCGATGAAGCACAAGCTCGAACTCCTCGGCGAGAGCATCCCGGTCCTGACCAGCAAGTCCAAGCCGGTCCGGATCACCGAGACCGGGTCCGAGGCGTGA